A window of the Desulforapulum autotrophicum HRM2 genome harbors these coding sequences:
- a CDS encoding [Fe-Fe] hydrogenase large subunit C-terminal domain-containing protein — protein MTTVKNLPCYVSFDSRDCNGCGACVKVCPTKAIRIKDGKSLLLVDNCIGGGECVTVCPQECITPTTAPYGQFKKTPFPVVLVPPVLYSQFSHATPDKVLKGLKQMGFKHTVDMSYFLTLFKKATEQHIQSLNVSREGRPVISTLCPVVLRLIAFRFPSLMNLLHPVLRPVSLMVKDVAAFIARHHGIEIGEISIFYLNPCPTKMTLESSTPHHSTPYLSRTIGINQIYAELKHEIKALEYTPLNDGPVFEFEEPPTGNSLLWGISGGETAGTTIQNAIAISGVNQTIEYLEKIELGLFKDYDFIEFRYCREGCVGGSLCAVDKYVAKNNLLQHIARLEVRNRHQKKTLENVYAKKRFFDKLTSSKMEKIFGQKKEPLSIDDLTKINRIYDRLPKFNCSACGAPDCLTFAEDVVRKRARLTECKIFKQEIVPHMNDKMLKVSDLKDKLDLVLAAGGKGLGRPLSGGYCGDLLSDVMANAAEHNVWLTVQAHQNIIAVAVLKEIACIIITCGNRPDTATCQKADDEEIPLFLSDRSAFDLATRLALLQGV, from the coding sequence ATGACTACGGTCAAAAATCTTCCATGTTATGTTTCCTTTGACAGCCGTGACTGTAACGGATGCGGGGCCTGCGTCAAGGTCTGCCCCACCAAGGCCATCCGAATCAAAGACGGGAAGAGTCTTCTTCTTGTGGACAACTGCATCGGAGGCGGAGAGTGCGTCACTGTCTGCCCCCAGGAGTGCATCACCCCGACCACCGCCCCCTATGGACAGTTCAAAAAGACCCCTTTCCCGGTCGTGCTGGTGCCGCCTGTTCTCTACTCACAATTTTCCCATGCCACCCCGGATAAGGTACTCAAGGGGCTCAAACAGATGGGATTTAAACACACCGTGGACATGTCCTACTTTTTAACCCTTTTTAAGAAGGCTACGGAACAGCACATCCAAAGTCTCAACGTTTCCAGAGAAGGACGTCCGGTCATCTCCACCCTCTGCCCGGTGGTGCTTCGGCTGATCGCTTTCAGATTCCCAAGCCTCATGAACCTACTCCACCCGGTACTTAGACCCGTGTCCCTCATGGTCAAGGATGTGGCAGCCTTTATTGCACGACACCATGGCATTGAGATTGGCGAAATATCCATCTTTTACTTAAACCCCTGCCCCACCAAAATGACCCTGGAAAGCTCAACCCCCCACCATTCAACGCCCTATCTTTCCAGGACCATCGGGATTAACCAGATCTATGCGGAGCTCAAACACGAGATAAAAGCCCTGGAGTACACCCCCTTGAACGATGGTCCCGTGTTTGAATTTGAAGAACCCCCAACGGGTAACAGTCTGCTGTGGGGAATTTCAGGGGGAGAGACGGCCGGAACAACCATCCAGAACGCCATTGCCATATCTGGAGTGAATCAAACCATCGAGTACCTTGAAAAAATTGAACTGGGCCTTTTCAAAGACTATGACTTCATTGAATTCAGGTACTGCAGGGAGGGGTGTGTCGGCGGTTCCCTGTGTGCCGTTGACAAGTATGTGGCAAAGAACAATCTTTTGCAGCATATTGCCCGGCTTGAAGTCAGGAATCGCCATCAAAAAAAGACCTTGGAAAATGTCTATGCTAAAAAACGTTTTTTTGACAAATTGACCTCCTCAAAAATGGAAAAAATTTTTGGTCAGAAAAAAGAACCCCTTTCCATTGATGATCTCACAAAGATCAACCGGATTTATGACCGCCTGCCAAAATTCAACTGTTCAGCCTGCGGTGCACCCGACTGTCTGACCTTTGCAGAGGATGTGGTCAGGAAAAGGGCCAGATTAACCGAGTGCAAAATATTTAAACAGGAGATTGTACCCCATATGAACGACAAAATGTTGAAGGTATCGGATTTAAAAGACAAATTAGATCTTGTCCTGGCAGCCGGGGGAAAGGGGCTTGGCCGGCCCCTGTCAGGCGGTTACTGCGGCGACCTTTTAAGTGACGTCATGGCAAATGCCGCAGAACACAACGTCTGGCTGACAGTCCAGGCCCACCAGAACATCATTGCCGTGGCCGTTTTAAAAGAAATCGCCTGCATCATCATCACCTGCGGCAACCGACCGGACACGGCCACCTGCCAAAAGGCCGATGACGAGGAAATCCCCCTGTTTCTATCGGACAGATCAGCCTTTGACCTTGCCACGCGTCTTGCCCTGCTCCAGGGCGTTTAA
- a CDS encoding ATP-binding protein — MENLVKTFLIKHRDFIHAGKASIEIKNILKALNTPPDIIRRVAVCGYEGEMNVVMHAQNGRLNLELSATKIVICITDKGPGIEDIEQAMQVGFSTAPDEFREMGFGAGMGLPNMKKNADRFEMTSIPGEGTTIKMEFKTGDRK, encoded by the coding sequence ATGGAAAACCTGGTAAAAACATTTCTCATCAAACACAGGGATTTTATCCATGCCGGAAAGGCGTCCATTGAAATCAAAAACATACTCAAAGCCCTGAACACGCCCCCCGACATTATCCGCAGGGTTGCCGTGTGCGGCTATGAAGGTGAAATGAACGTTGTCATGCACGCACAAAACGGTCGCCTCAACCTGGAACTGTCTGCGACCAAAATAGTGATATGCATAACCGACAAAGGCCCCGGTATCGAAGATATTGAACAGGCCATGCAGGTCGGTTTTTCAACAGCTCCTGACGAATTCAGGGAAATGGGGTTTGGGGCAGGCATGGGACTGCCGAACATGAAAAAAAATGCCGACCGGTTTGAAATGACTTCCATACCCGGAGAGGGTACAACCATTAAAATGGAGTTTAAAACCGGAGATCGGAAATGA
- a CDS encoding DRTGG domain-containing protein, whose amino-acid sequence MILKARFLFGRELCSKEVLNVGASDLMSDILAADSAGSLLLTGLTTQQVIRTASIAGASAIVLIRGKVPHQAIIDLAREENLPLLTTPLSMFVASGRLYMHELKGLDNGR is encoded by the coding sequence ATGATACTCAAGGCTAGATTTCTTTTCGGCCGTGAGTTATGCTCAAAAGAGGTTCTTAACGTCGGGGCAAGCGATCTGATGAGCGATATACTGGCTGCCGACTCAGCAGGGTCACTCCTCCTGACAGGCCTGACCACACAACAGGTGATCAGGACAGCTTCCATTGCCGGAGCAAGTGCCATTGTTCTCATCAGGGGAAAAGTTCCCCACCAGGCGATCATTGACCTTGCAAGGGAAGAGAATCTCCCCCTTCTTACCACCCCCCTGTCCATGTTTGTCGCAAGTGGACGGCTGTATATGCACGAACTTAAAGGCCTTGACAACGGACGATAA
- a CDS encoding tRNA-queuosine alpha-mannosyltransferase domain-containing protein, whose translation MRFLFLESFFGGSHKAFALGLKAHSNHEIDIVTLPDHYWRWRMRGAALLFHERIDNLSAYDGVIATDMINLSDFMAMAGPNTPPVLAYFHENQLGYPDNPGVPPEVQYGFMNMTTALCADRVFFNSRFQMEQFLAGVEGLLTTMPDLNPSWVGRTIRARSGVLYPGCSFPVGSSESLPDKALAPLVIWNHRWEYDKKPERFFRALGEIKRRGIPFRLALLGGGVSKIPKAFLAAREAFKQEIVVFGHVPSKSVYFDWLSRGHIVVSTAIQENFGISVVEAVGMGCIPLLPDRLAYPEIMPREHHGTILYKDHGDLVDKLAGFLLSSDRHEPLGRNLAQAMEEYAWNHVIKKYDEILNHLAAMDRTRVWEKF comes from the coding sequence GTGAGGTTTCTTTTTCTAGAATCGTTTTTTGGTGGGTCGCACAAGGCTTTTGCCCTGGGGTTGAAGGCCCATTCAAACCATGAGATAGACATTGTAACGCTTCCTGACCATTACTGGCGATGGCGCATGCGTGGGGCGGCCCTTCTTTTCCATGAAAGGATTGACAACCTTTCCGCCTATGACGGCGTCATTGCAACAGACATGATCAATCTGAGTGATTTCATGGCCATGGCCGGCCCCAACACGCCGCCGGTCTTGGCCTATTTCCATGAAAATCAGCTGGGCTATCCAGACAACCCAGGGGTTCCCCCGGAAGTGCAGTATGGATTCATGAACATGACAACGGCCCTTTGTGCCGATCGGGTTTTCTTTAATTCAAGATTCCAGATGGAGCAGTTTCTGGCCGGGGTGGAAGGGCTGCTCACAACAATGCCTGATTTAAATCCGTCGTGGGTGGGCAGAACCATCCGCGCAAGGTCCGGGGTGCTTTACCCTGGATGCAGTTTTCCCGTGGGCAGCTCTGAATCCTTGCCAGACAAGGCGCTTGCCCCCCTGGTGATCTGGAATCATCGGTGGGAGTATGATAAAAAGCCGGAACGGTTTTTCAGGGCTCTTGGCGAAATTAAACGAAGAGGGATACCCTTTAGACTCGCGTTGCTTGGTGGGGGCGTATCAAAGATTCCAAAGGCATTCCTTGCTGCAAGAGAGGCGTTTAAACAAGAGATCGTGGTGTTTGGTCATGTCCCGTCCAAGTCGGTGTATTTTGACTGGCTCAGCCGGGGTCATATCGTTGTGAGTACGGCCATTCAGGAAAATTTCGGTATCTCTGTGGTGGAGGCCGTGGGCATGGGGTGCATTCCGCTCTTGCCGGACAGGCTCGCCTATCCTGAAATTATGCCCCGGGAACACCATGGAACCATATTGTATAAGGACCATGGGGACCTGGTGGATAAACTGGCAGGCTTTTTGCTTTCGTCTGACCGCCATGAACCGCTTGGGAGAAATCTTGCCCAGGCCATGGAGGAATATGCCTGGAACCATGTGATTAAAAAATATGATGAGATCCTCAACCACCTGGCGGCCATGGATCGAACCCGGGTCTGGGAAAAGTTTTAA
- a CDS encoding NADH-quinone oxidoreductase subunit NuoE family protein, translating into MKQKTHPLHPDISEDMWGKIDKIIASGKGIPGSLISVLRESQEVVGYLPSELINHISHGLVLPTSQVFGVATFYSFFSLTPKGRHTIRVCTGTACYVKGIKEAIGRIHGTYGIKEGETTEDRKFSLEGVRCLGACGLAPVMIVDKDIYGQVTSDKVINILEKYE; encoded by the coding sequence ATGAAACAGAAGACCCACCCCCTTCATCCAGATATCTCAGAGGATATGTGGGGTAAAATAGACAAGATTATTGCAAGCGGGAAGGGCATACCCGGTTCCCTGATATCCGTTCTTCGCGAAAGCCAGGAAGTTGTGGGATATCTGCCATCTGAACTTATCAACCACATCAGCCACGGGCTTGTTCTTCCCACAAGCCAGGTGTTTGGCGTGGCAACCTTTTATTCTTTTTTCTCTCTTACGCCAAAGGGCCGGCATACGATCAGGGTGTGTACGGGTACAGCCTGTTATGTCAAAGGTATCAAGGAGGCCATTGGGCGTATCCACGGCACCTATGGTATTAAGGAGGGGGAAACCACAGAGGATCGTAAATTTTCCCTTGAGGGGGTCAGATGTCTGGGTGCCTGTGGCCTGGCACCTGTCATGATTGTTGATAAGGATATCTACGGCCAGGTGACCTCGGATAAGGTGATCAATATTCTCGAGAAATACGAATAG
- the nuoF gene encoding NADH-quinone oxidoreductase subunit NuoF, producing MNKIRTQLMLCGGTGCDSTGSEKVRQALVREIERQGLADEVEIVVTGCNGFCAVGPVMVVQPEGIFYQKIQPEDAPELVEEHFLKGRPVKRLFYKEPASKDIIPRMDDIPFFASQMFRAMRNKGLIDPEVIDEYIARDGYFALAKALNEMTPDNIIEEMMASGLRGRGGAGFPAGMKWKFAKQAEGDKKFVLCNADEGDPGAFMDRSLLESDPHAILEGMTIAAKAINAHKGYIYCRSEYPLAIKRLGIAIAQAKDYGLLGEDILGSGFNFDIEVYQGAGAFVCGEETALMRSIEGKRGMPRPRPPFPAHKGLWEKPTILNNVETLVNVPQIILKGGEWYASVGTEKSKGTKVFALSGDVANIGLVEIPMGTTLRTLVYDIGGGVPNKRKFKAVQLGGPSGGCVPEEYLDTPIDYEEIVKVGAIMGSGGAIVMDNHTCMVDMARYFMDFIQDESCGKCTPCREGTKQMLEILEAICKGKGQSGDIERLETLAHVIRRTSLCGLGQTAPNPVLSTLRYFRDEYEAHIEEKRCPAKICPDLVKFEVDPELCKRCGLCHKGCPADAIIWKKKQVAVIDKEKCIKCMSCYARCPFDAIF from the coding sequence ATGAACAAAATCAGAACACAACTCATGCTTTGCGGTGGAACCGGATGTGATTCAACCGGAAGTGAGAAGGTGCGGCAGGCGCTGGTCCGGGAGATTGAGAGACAGGGGCTGGCGGATGAGGTTGAGATTGTCGTTACCGGGTGTAATGGATTCTGTGCCGTGGGGCCTGTGATGGTGGTTCAGCCGGAGGGTATATTTTACCAGAAGATTCAGCCGGAAGATGCGCCAGAACTTGTGGAAGAGCATTTTCTCAAGGGCCGGCCGGTCAAGCGGCTCTTTTACAAGGAGCCCGCCTCCAAGGACATCATTCCTAGAATGGATGACATCCCCTTTTTTGCAAGCCAGATGTTCCGGGCCATGCGGAACAAAGGTCTCATTGATCCAGAGGTAATTGACGAGTACATTGCAAGGGACGGTTATTTTGCCCTTGCAAAGGCCTTGAACGAGATGACACCGGACAATATCATTGAAGAGATGATGGCTTCAGGCCTCAGGGGCAGGGGAGGGGCCGGGTTCCCGGCGGGCATGAAGTGGAAATTTGCCAAACAGGCAGAAGGTGACAAAAAGTTTGTTCTCTGCAACGCAGACGAAGGAGACCCCGGGGCTTTTATGGACCGAAGTCTGCTTGAGTCCGATCCCCATGCCATCCTTGAGGGCATGACCATTGCCGCCAAGGCTATCAATGCCCACAAAGGGTATATTTACTGCAGGAGCGAATACCCCCTTGCCATTAAGCGACTCGGCATTGCCATTGCCCAGGCAAAGGATTACGGTCTTTTGGGTGAGGATATCCTGGGATCGGGATTTAATTTTGATATCGAAGTGTACCAGGGGGCCGGTGCCTTTGTGTGCGGTGAAGAGACGGCCCTCATGCGATCCATTGAGGGGAAAAGGGGAATGCCAAGACCCCGTCCGCCGTTTCCTGCCCATAAAGGACTCTGGGAAAAACCCACCATCCTCAACAATGTCGAGACCCTTGTCAATGTGCCCCAGATTATACTGAAAGGGGGCGAGTGGTATGCAAGTGTTGGAACAGAAAAGAGCAAGGGGACCAAGGTGTTTGCCCTGTCCGGTGATGTGGCCAACATTGGTCTAGTGGAGATTCCCATGGGAACCACCCTCAGAACCCTGGTGTATGACATAGGGGGTGGGGTTCCCAATAAGCGTAAATTCAAGGCGGTTCAGCTGGGCGGACCATCGGGCGGATGTGTGCCTGAAGAGTACCTTGATACGCCCATTGACTATGAGGAGATCGTCAAGGTGGGTGCCATCATGGGTTCAGGCGGCGCCATTGTCATGGATAATCATACCTGCATGGTGGACATGGCTCGCTACTTCATGGATTTTATCCAGGATGAATCCTGTGGTAAATGCACCCCGTGCAGGGAAGGTACCAAGCAGATGCTGGAAATTCTCGAGGCCATCTGTAAGGGAAAAGGACAGTCAGGCGATATTGAGCGTCTGGAAACCCTGGCCCATGTGATTCGCAGAACCAGCCTCTGTGGCCTGGGGCAAACAGCACCCAACCCGGTGCTTTCCACCCTCCGCTATTTCCGGGACGAGTATGAGGCCCACATCGAGGAAAAACGATGTCCGGCTAAGATCTGCCCGGATCTTGTGAAATTTGAGGTTGACCCTGAGCTGTGCAAGCGGTGTGGTCTCTGCCATAAAGGGTGTCCTGCCGATGCCATCATCTGGAAGAAAAAACAGGTGGCGGTGATTGACAAGGAAAAATGCATCAAGTGTATGTCCTGTTATGCAAGGTGTCCGTTTGATGCCATTTTTTAA
- a CDS encoding YkgJ family cysteine cluster protein, with the protein MADYREYKPGDGSQIPAQTECRQCGICCEKGGPALHTQDLLLITDGFVPFKSIITIRRGESVHDPVTDTIGPSKTELLKISGSNGTWSCLFYDKGQKGCSIYAHRPLACRTLKCWDTGEILKLSGRDLLSRLDLVGAETLLGKRLIEHEALFPFPDLKALVGSLSHISKKVLKKLERTVNNDLDHRAGSVDVFHLSVAQELFYFGRPIFQQLEHFGFAIRETATGIKIKFKG; encoded by the coding sequence ATGGCCGATTACAGGGAGTATAAACCAGGGGACGGATCTCAAATTCCTGCCCAGACAGAGTGTCGTCAGTGCGGGATCTGTTGCGAAAAGGGCGGCCCTGCACTGCACACCCAGGATCTGTTGCTGATCACCGACGGTTTTGTGCCGTTTAAAAGCATCATTACCATCAGACGGGGTGAGTCTGTCCATGATCCTGTGACCGACACCATTGGACCTTCAAAAACAGAGCTGTTGAAAATTTCCGGGTCTAACGGGACCTGGTCCTGTCTTTTTTATGACAAAGGTCAAAAAGGATGTTCGATATACGCCCATCGCCCCCTGGCCTGCAGAACCCTCAAATGCTGGGATACTGGAGAGATTCTCAAGCTGTCAGGCAGAGATCTTCTGTCAAGGCTTGATCTGGTGGGGGCAGAAACACTGCTGGGCAAACGGCTGATTGAGCATGAAGCCCTGTTCCCCTTTCCCGATTTAAAGGCCCTTGTCGGCTCCTTGTCACATATATCTAAAAAGGTTCTGAAAAAACTTGAACGAACAGTCAACAACGATCTTGACCACAGGGCAGGCTCCGTTGATGTCTTTCATCTTTCGGTTGCACAGGAACTTTTTTATTTCGGGCGGCCCATATTCCAGCAACTTGAACACTTTGGGTTTGCCATAAGGGAAACAGCGACAGGAATAAAAATTAAATTCAAAGGTTAG
- a CDS encoding ATP-binding protein has translation MSLKLAIGGKGGVGKTTITSLLARTIAQIDNNRVIAIDADPVANLAAGLGIDESTPITPVAELSDLIAERTGAKPGTMGGFFTLNPKVDDIPDRFSLERDGVKLLVMGTVQSGGSGCICPESTILKALMNHLVLARNEVVIMDMEAGVEHLGRATSGSVDALVAVVNPGKRSRVAAERIRKLGQDIGIKKIVVLGNRVKNQADEDLIRESLSDFEIIGFLPEMEEIFSADRQGVRPFDDPSTIPEAFKTIARRFLDLNVE, from the coding sequence GTGAGCTTAAAATTAGCCATTGGCGGTAAGGGCGGAGTTGGAAAAACCACAATCACTTCACTTCTTGCAAGAACCATTGCACAAATCGATAACAACAGGGTCATTGCCATTGATGCCGATCCGGTTGCAAACCTTGCAGCAGGTCTTGGGATAGACGAATCCACACCCATCACCCCCGTAGCGGAATTGTCCGACCTCATTGCCGAAAGAACCGGTGCCAAGCCCGGTACCATGGGCGGATTCTTCACCCTCAACCCAAAGGTAGACGACATTCCAGACCGATTCTCCCTTGAAAGGGATGGGGTCAAGCTTCTTGTAATGGGAACGGTCCAGAGCGGTGGGTCCGGGTGCATTTGCCCTGAAAGCACAATTTTGAAAGCATTGATGAACCACCTTGTGCTTGCAAGAAATGAAGTGGTAATCATGGACATGGAGGCAGGGGTCGAACACCTTGGAAGGGCCACCTCAGGATCCGTTGATGCCCTGGTGGCCGTTGTCAACCCGGGCAAAAGAAGCCGGGTCGCAGCCGAACGGATCAGAAAGCTTGGCCAGGACATCGGCATTAAAAAGATTGTTGTCCTTGGCAACCGAGTTAAAAACCAGGCAGATGAGGATCTTATCCGGGAGTCCTTGTCAGACTTTGAAATCATTGGATTTCTTCCGGAGATGGAAGAAATTTTCAGTGCAGACAGACAAGGGGTTCGACCCTTTGATGACCCTTCGACCATACCCGAGGCATTCAAAACCATTGCCCGTCGCTTCCTGGATTTGAACGTGGAATAA
- a CDS encoding dihydropteroate synthase — MILFGESLNVISNVIGKEFKQADPAKRNPEPIQKEVLEQIEKGMDYIDINLGPAKKFGTELMPWVVQVVQEAAPGVPLLLDSSNIDAIEAGLKVAKPANKPHIVNSIMARTARYEAMVPMTKKYDADFVALMWGPEGLPRDENERAALAVELLYFANEAGIPNEKIWVDGIVTPVNIQQPQAISLMLFQDMLQDIAPGAMSTCGLSNISNGPPNHLRPILNQTFMVMLQKYGMASVISDPLDTQLTAIAKGKRQDIVDLIYAIQDGNQPDMASLTKEMQDYAKTVNVILGNTLYSDSWLEL, encoded by the coding sequence ATGATACTTTTTGGAGAAAGCTTGAACGTTATTTCCAATGTGATTGGAAAAGAATTTAAACAAGCAGACCCTGCCAAAAGAAATCCAGAGCCTATCCAGAAAGAGGTTCTCGAGCAAATAGAAAAAGGCATGGATTACATTGATATCAACCTTGGACCCGCCAAAAAATTCGGCACCGAACTCATGCCATGGGTGGTTCAGGTGGTACAGGAAGCTGCTCCGGGAGTGCCTCTGCTCCTTGACTCCTCCAACATTGATGCCATTGAGGCAGGCCTCAAGGTTGCTAAACCTGCCAACAAGCCCCATATTGTCAATTCGATCATGGCACGAACGGCACGCTATGAAGCAATGGTTCCCATGACAAAAAAATATGATGCCGATTTTGTCGCCCTCATGTGGGGACCTGAAGGGCTTCCAAGGGACGAGAATGAGCGTGCAGCCCTTGCGGTTGAGCTCCTTTACTTTGCCAATGAGGCAGGTATCCCCAACGAGAAAATCTGGGTGGACGGCATTGTGACACCGGTGAACATCCAGCAACCCCAGGCCATCAGCCTGATGCTGTTCCAGGACATGCTCCAGGATATTGCCCCGGGTGCCATGAGCACCTGCGGACTTTCCAACATCTCCAATGGTCCCCCAAATCACCTTCGACCCATCCTGAACCAGACCTTCATGGTCATGCTCCAGAAATACGGCATGGCATCGGTTATCTCTGATCCCCTTGACACCCAGCTTACAGCCATTGCCAAGGGCAAACGTCAGGACATCGTGGATCTTATTTACGCCATCCAGGACGGTAACCAGCCAGACATGGCAAGCCTGACCAAAGAAATGCAGGACTATGCCAAGACAGTCAATGTCATCCTTGGCAACACCCTGTACTCTGATTCTTGGCTTGAACTATAG
- the acsC gene encoding acetyl-CoA decarbonylase/synthase complex subunit gamma, producing the protein MALTGIQIFKLLPKTNCKECGVPTCLAFAMNLASGKAELDACPYVSDEAREKLAEASAPPIRPVAIGQGVRKTTTGGETVLCRHEKTFFNPTLLAGTLGSDIDAATLEKSLKTFNAFQFERVGLNLRPELIALKDAGAGKEAFATCAKTIADTSEFNLILMTEDVDVMTAGVQAAGFKRPLLYAATEANVDAMGALAKESNLPLAVKADSIDALMALTGKLTAMGLKDLVIDSGAREIKQALEDQVAIRRAALKAGNKALGFPTITFPSEMASNLDMETLIASMFVAKYGGIVVMSDFTSESLFPLLLERLNIFTDPQRPMTVVEGIYPIGNPDENSPVVVTTNFALTYFIVSGEIEASRVPSWLMVKDSEGLSVLTAWAAGKFGGDDVGLFIKKSGIMDKVKHTEIIIPGYAAAIAGDVEEELPGWTITVGPREAAHLPAFLKTK; encoded by the coding sequence ATGGCGTTAACCGGTATACAGATATTTAAACTCCTTCCCAAGACCAACTGCAAGGAGTGCGGCGTGCCAACCTGCCTTGCCTTTGCCATGAACCTGGCATCGGGCAAAGCAGAGCTTGACGCATGCCCCTACGTATCTGACGAAGCGCGGGAGAAACTGGCCGAGGCATCGGCTCCTCCCATTCGCCCTGTGGCAATCGGCCAAGGCGTAAGAAAGACAACAACAGGTGGAGAAACGGTTCTCTGTCGACACGAGAAGACCTTTTTCAACCCCACCCTCCTTGCCGGCACTCTGGGTTCCGACATTGATGCAGCAACTCTTGAGAAAAGCCTTAAAACCTTTAATGCATTCCAGTTCGAGCGGGTCGGTCTTAACCTTAGACCTGAACTTATCGCCCTCAAGGATGCAGGTGCAGGCAAAGAGGCCTTTGCAACCTGTGCAAAGACCATTGCCGATACCTCTGAATTCAACCTCATCCTCATGACCGAGGATGTGGATGTGATGACAGCAGGTGTTCAAGCAGCAGGCTTCAAACGGCCCCTTCTCTATGCGGCAACCGAAGCAAACGTTGACGCCATGGGCGCCCTTGCAAAGGAGAGCAACCTTCCCCTGGCAGTCAAGGCAGATTCGATTGATGCCCTCATGGCTTTGACAGGAAAACTCACAGCCATGGGTCTCAAGGATCTTGTCATTGATTCTGGTGCAAGGGAGATCAAACAGGCCCTTGAAGATCAGGTGGCCATCAGGCGTGCGGCCCTCAAGGCCGGTAACAAGGCCCTTGGATTTCCCACCATCACCTTCCCCAGTGAAATGGCCTCAAACCTTGACATGGAAACCCTGATCGCCAGTATGTTTGTTGCCAAATACGGCGGAATTGTGGTCATGTCTGACTTCACATCAGAATCCTTGTTTCCCCTTCTCCTCGAACGCCTCAACATTTTTACCGATCCCCAGAGGCCAATGACGGTGGTTGAAGGCATCTATCCCATCGGTAACCCCGATGAGAACTCACCCGTGGTGGTCACCACTAACTTTGCACTTACCTACTTCATCGTATCCGGTGAAATTGAGGCAAGCAGGGTTCCCTCCTGGCTGATGGTTAAGGATTCCGAGGGACTTTCCGTTCTCACGGCCTGGGCCGCCGGTAAATTCGGTGGTGACGATGTGGGACTGTTTATTAAAAAATCCGGCATCATGGACAAGGTAAAACACACCGAGATCATCATCCCTGGTTATGCCGCTGCCATTGCCGGTGATGTTGAAGAGGAACTCCCTGGCTGGACCATTACGGTCGGCCCCAGGGAAGCAGCCCATCTTCCTGCTTTTCTTAAAACAAAATAA